CGTCGCGCTGCTGAATGAGCTGGAGCTGCCGACCACACCGATGCCGGCCTTCGGCGCGACCCTGTATCGCGATCCGGATCTGGTCAACGGTTTCTGTCAGTTGCATCACTTGCTGGAAAGCCCCGTCACTGCGCTGCAACAGCAAACGGTATGGCGGGAAATGATGCTGCTGCTGTTGCAGCGTCACGCGGCGGTGCAGATCAACGGCAATCCCGGCAAAGAGCACCGCGCGGTGGTGATGGCCAAGGAGTTGCTGCACGCGCAATTGGCGGCGCCGCCCTCGCTGGAAGAGCTGGCGGCGGCCGTCAACCTCTCGCCTTTCCACTTCGCCCGGGTGTTCCGCCGCGCCACCGGAATGCCGCCACACAGCTGGCTGATGCAGCAGCGGATCGCCTGCGCGCGGGGCTTGTTGCAGAGCGGGTGCCTGCCGGTGGAAGTTGCCACGCAACTGGGATTTGCCGACCAGAGTCATCTGAGTCGGCAGTTCAAACAAGTTTATGGCGTGGGGCCAGCCGCCTATCGCAGCGCGAGGTTCTTGAAATAGGCAACAAAAACTGTGGGAGCGAGCTTGCTCCCACAAAGTTATTCGCCGGTGGCAATACCGCGCGACGGCTCATTGATCCACTCGCTCCACGACCCGGCATACAGCGAACCCAATGGATAACCCGCCAGGCACAGGGCGAACAGGTTATGACACGCCGTCACCCCGGAACCGCAATACGCCACCAGATCGGCTGGCGACCGCTCGCCGAGTTTCGCGGCAAAGCGCTGCTTGAGCTGGTCGGACGGCAGGAAACGCCCATCGCTGCCCAGATTGTCGGTGAACGCCGCGCATCGCGCGCCGGGAATGTGCCCGGCAATCGGGTCGATCGGTTCCACTTCGCCCTTGAAACGCGGCAAGGCGCGGGCATCAAGAAGGGTCAGGCTTGGCTGACCGAGGCGCTGCTGCAATTGCTCGGCGCTGAGCAGCAGGTTTTTGTCCGCCTGCCCGCTGAACGTTCCGCGAGCCACCGAAGGCGCATCCAGGCTCAGCGGCAGACCCGCCGCGTGCCAGGCCTTGAGCCCGCCATCGAGAATGAACACGCCATCGCGCTTGCCCAGCCAGGCCAGCAACCACCAGGCCCGCGCCGCGTAGGCACCGGGGCCGTCGTCATACAGAACTACGTCGCTTTCGTTGCTGATACCGAAGGCTTGCAGGCGCTCAATTAACGCTGCCGGCTCCGGCAGCGGATGGCGCCCGGTCACACCCTTGGTCACCGGGCCGCTGAGGTCTCGCTCAAGATCGGCATAGCTCGCCCCGGCAATGTGCCCTTCGGCATAGCTGCGCTGGCCGTAATCCGGATCTTCGAGGGCAAAACGGCAATCAAGAATCACCAGCCCCGGTTGCTCCTTGCGGGCATCCAGCGTGGTCGGGCTGATCAGTTGCGCAATCGGCATAGCGAACGACTCCTGTAAGCGGATGGGTCAGGACCTTTCTTCGAGGGCCTGGGCCAACGGTACGTAGAACTCTTCGAACAGTGCGTTGACCTCATCGCGGGCCTGCTCGGTGACGAATCCCGCTTCCAGCACCAGCACCTGATACACGCCGCGTTTAATGGCCTGCTCGCTGAGGTAATTGGAGTTTTCCCGGGTCGTGCACAAAAAGCGCACCCATGAGGTGAGGATGATCCACGCGTTGAGGGTCAGGGACTCGATCTGCACCCGGTCCATCTTCAGGATGCCAGCGGCGACAAAGCCTTCATAGATTGCTGCCCCCTGAATCACGCAGCGCTGGGAAAAGCGCCGGTAACGCCCGGCCAGCTCCGGGTCGCTGTCGAGCAAATGCTCGAGATCGCGATGCAGAAAGCGGTAGCGCCACATCGCCGAAAGCAGTTCCTTGAGGTAGAAACGCTTGTCCTCGACCGTCGCCGCACGCCCCTGAGGCGGGCGCAGGAAGCTGTCCACAAGGCTTTCGTACTCACTGAACAATACGGCGATGATCGCCTGCTTGTTGGGGAAGTGGTAGTACAGGTTGCCCGGAGAAATCTCCATGTGGGCCGCGATGTGATTGGTGCTGATGCTGCGCTCGCCCTGCTGATTGAACAGCTCGAGGCTGTTCTGCACGATGCGCTCGCTGGTTTTGATCCGTGGGGCCATGGCTTGAGCTTTAATTCAGAGTGCGTTGGTGGGCATCTTACGACCTAACCGGAATTGGAGAAAACCATGGCACGCAAGGAAGTCATTTGACTTTCTAGAGCATAGACTCTAGAAAGTTCCTCAC
The sequence above is a segment of the Pseudomonas sp. HS6 genome. Coding sequences within it:
- a CDS encoding AraC family transcriptional regulator, producing MSDQGESIRFWQAAPLAGVELLTARYIEHRFAPHVHDGYVIGMIMAGAQRYRYRGAEHLAGSGTLVLINPDEVHNGYKGTEDGWLYRAFYPDTGQIVALLNELELPTTPMPAFGATLYRDPDLVNGFCQLHHLLESPVTALQQQTVWREMMLLLLQRHAAVQINGNPGKEHRAVVMAKELLHAQLAAPPSLEELAAAVNLSPFHFARVFRRATGMPPHSWLMQQRIACARGLLQSGCLPVEVATQLGFADQSHLSRQFKQVYGVGPAAYRSARFLK
- a CDS encoding sulfurtransferase — protein: MPIAQLISPTTLDARKEQPGLVILDCRFALEDPDYGQRSYAEGHIAGASYADLERDLSGPVTKGVTGRHPLPEPAALIERLQAFGISNESDVVLYDDGPGAYAARAWWLLAWLGKRDGVFILDGGLKAWHAAGLPLSLDAPSVARGTFSGQADKNLLLSAEQLQQRLGQPSLTLLDARALPRFKGEVEPIDPIAGHIPGARCAAFTDNLGSDGRFLPSDQLKQRFAAKLGERSPADLVAYCGSGVTACHNLFALCLAGYPLGSLYAGSWSEWINEPSRGIATGE
- a CDS encoding TetR/AcrR family transcriptional regulator; this translates as MAPRIKTSERIVQNSLELFNQQGERSISTNHIAAHMEISPGNLYYHFPNKQAIIAVLFSEYESLVDSFLRPPQGRAATVEDKRFYLKELLSAMWRYRFLHRDLEHLLDSDPELAGRYRRFSQRCVIQGAAIYEGFVAAGILKMDRVQIESLTLNAWIILTSWVRFLCTTRENSNYLSEQAIKRGVYQVLVLEAGFVTEQARDEVNALFEEFYVPLAQALEERS